The Yersinia entomophaga nucleotide sequence CATCCAGAGAAACCACTGAACCTTGCGATAGGCGCAGCAATTCTTTGATGGTCATTTTGGTGCGGCCCAGCTCTACGGACAGTTTTACCGGAATATCAAGAATCAGATCGATTTCCTGCAAATTGCCAAGTGCGTCCGGTGCCTCCAGCGATTTGAATACGCCTTCAGTTGTTGCCGTTGGTTTTTCTGTCGCTTGCTGCTCGTTAAACGCATCAGCCCACAGATCATCCACGGATTCCTTTCCATCGCCAGACGGCAGCTTAGGGTCACTCATTGGGCTGTTCCTCATTTAGAGCATTCAAAATAGGGTTAATCAGATGTTCAA carries:
- the fliN gene encoding flagellar motor switch protein FliN, translated to MSDPKLPSGDGKESVDDLWADAFNEQQATEKPTATTEGVFKSLEAPDALGNLQEIDLILDIPVKLSVELGRTKMTIKELLRLSQGSVVSLDGLAGEPLDILINGYLIAQGEVVVVADKYGVRITDIITPSERMRRLSR